Within the Glycine max cultivar Williams 82 chromosome 12, Glycine_max_v4.0, whole genome shotgun sequence genome, the region GCACAAGTTATTGGTCTAATTGAAATGAAAGAATTTGAGTGAAGAGGAGAATTAGACTGTCTGATCTGGCTATGGAGAATTCTTATAAGGCTAATGGAAATGGACCAACTGAGAATGGATACTCTGTTGCAAGGCATTCTTATCAACCCTCCTTGAAGGGGTCATTACCTTGGCTGGACATAAGGGTGTTTTATGTAAGAGTGTGCAAGTGTGAGCTTGATGATTCCACTCCTGGATTTCTTACACTGAATCATGTTCCTTTGAATCCTGACACTCTTCTTGAAATTAATGGTGTTCGTACTAGTATATATTCTGATGGGATGTCAACCCTTCTCAAGAGAGACAGGGTAGATAGAAAATCAGAAGAAGTGACATTTGTAAGCACTGACAGCATAAGGATGAGTGGTAGTGTCAAGTTCGAGGTGTTTGATAAAGATGTTCTGCTGCTTTCCGGTGCTTTAGAATTGTGTAATACCAATGGTGTTGTTGGGGAATCAAGTTATAATGGACAAAGGTGGAGTATGAACTGCGAGTCATATATAATTCCAGGCACCAGCTTCTTTAAGGGGAAACAATTGCTGTTGCCAGACTCAAGTCTCCCAACAATTGAGGTCTACATTGCGGGCTCCTTCTTGAGTACTCCAATTATCTTGACAAAAACCTTGCAGCTTTCTCAGAAAAAGCATGCAAAGAAGGGGGTGTTGGATGCAATTCCAGAGCATGAGGCCAGTGAAAATGGGAAAGATACTTCTTCAACCCTTTCTTTGCAGGTAATTAGTGCTTGTTCAGTAATGTTTTTGGTGTGCTTCTTATATTGTCCTCTTTTGCCATGTCAGTTCATCGGCCGAGTTAACTCCATGCCTGTTTTTGCGATGTCTGACTTTGCTTTTACTGCCTCAATGCACCTTGCAATTGAGTCATTTGAAACTTGAGATTGTTTAACAGATATTAACATTTGTGTCTGATGGATATCGGGGCCTCTGAGATTAGCAGATGGGACATACATAATATAACTATGATACAAATACAACTGAATAACCTTTGATCTGTGTCCGATGTTTTACTTTccttcttaaaattattttgttcagTTATGTATTGTTTTTTATGCATAGCTAGCTGTCAAGAAAAGGATACCATTAATGTCCATTTCTTCATTTAAGTTTGGTCCCCCCTTGACCACATCCAATTAGCTAACAGCAATACATACCGAGTGTTGAAATTTCTCCCCAGACAAGATGTGGAAAATTGATAGCCAAACCAAGTGGAATTTGAAAAATATCCACTGTTTTTCACAAATTATAGAtcatccttcttaatattaacATGCCAATCCTGCAGGCCCCAGATTACCTTTACGACAAACATGAAGATGAAGATTATAACAGCGTCTACCCAGGAACAGCATATGCTGATGGAGAAGATGGAGAACTCTCATGGTTCAATGCTGGTGTTAGGGTCGGTGTTGGTATTGGACTTAGTGTTTGTCTTGGCATTGGCATTGGTGTTGGCTTGCTTGTTAAAACCTACCAAGGCACCACTAGCCACTTTAGAAGACGGCTGTTCTGATTGGTGCTTCTATTTAAGCTTAAAATACTCTGCTTTTTGTCCATCTCCCTCTTAATCCAAAGACAGCTAACCTTATTTTTTGTCCATCTCCCTCTTGATCCATAGACAACAGGTTAAATATCTTGTCCAACTGAGTGGAGGTTTTTTTTTGGCTTACTTTCTGTATGtaatatagtttatttttagtGCAATTCTATGCGAGTTATGATATTAAGTAAAGCAGCAAGAAGTTTTCAATTATTTGCCCTGCTTATTTGAACCGGTGATAACATGATTTaacttgggggggggggggggcagttTTGATTTTCCTATTGAATATTAATCGTAATAATCCTCCTTCAACAAAGTAATAAGAAACTAGTTCCAAAATGTGTCTATGGtcttaaaaaaaactgtatttTCCTTTATGACAATTGTGTTTCATATTCATTTATTGGTTGAATGGAATAAGTACAAGAGGAGTTGACTGGTCTGCCTACTTCATGGAATTGTGACTTTTTCCTTCTTCCCGGGCCAAATTAGTAGGTACCTTGCAATTTAAGCATGTTTGGATAGGCCTCAAAATCATGATAGGCCATGGTTAACTTTAAAGCCTCCAAACTTATCATTTTATTGATAGACCATGGTTAACTTTATAACCTCCAAACATATCATTTTATTGACAATTTCTTCGAgcatttcaacaacaaaaaaaaaaaaatcctcatcCACTTAGCTTTGTGTATCTGAATTtcgagacttttttttttttccgaatGAACTCatgttattaaaattttcattctgttttgTTGAGCTATAAAATTAATGGAGGAGAACTAAAAAAATGCAGGACTAAACATTATATAACATTGAATCAAGTAttatattttctctatttttttctttaatttaagcTTCTAGGTCAAATATTACTTGTGAATCAACTACCTTTAATACTTTCGgatgcttttttaaaaaaaaaattgttggtgaAGGAAAGGCTACgcccaaaacaaaacaacactaAAATcctataagaaaataataaagtatctGCCATTAAGGCACTAAATAAAATCAAGAGGAAACTTAAATATCCTAAACTGGCAGAGTGAGCTGAGATGCTTTGCGAAATAGTCCGCAATTTATAAGCTTTATAAGGACATGCATCCAGTCAACACACCGCTGCCAATTCCCTTATGAATATCCTGAATCATAAATAAGTTCTTCAAACAATAGTTTAAGTTATGACTGAAGTTTCATATACGCAAaggcaaataataataatagtaattgaGCTAAGTTTTTTGGAAAGtagttcaaatttaaaataaaaaatattaaatccaTATTAAATTCGTAAATTTGAAACATTGTAATTGTACTTCAAgtgacgatttttttttttttttgcagcagGTCAAATCAAGGCTGGTATCTTTATTTTGAGCCAAAATTTCTTAAGCAGCGTTTCACCCGCAAATCATGCAACGGCGAACCAAAACTTTAGAACTGAAAATCTTGCATTCCAAGGAACCCATTAGCCATTGGCCTCAAGACAAGAACTACGTATTTTGGCTGGTTTGATCCCTACAAGACAAGACATTTAGTTTCGATTTATATGTACAAAGTTAAACTTTCTGAACATAGTATTTACATATGAACAATATTTGACAACACGCGAACCAAACAGAACAGACATGTCATTGATCAAAGAGAGAATATGGTTTGAGGGGTCGGGCCGCACGGCGGAACCAGGTGTTGAATGCAGTGACCAAATGAGGACAATCTTCAACATTTCGGGTTGAAAAGCTGAGGCAGCGCTGCAGCAATTCTTGAGCATCTGACATGGGCAATGTGGAGATGATTCGCAAGAAGGTTTGTTCCAGTTCCAGATGCAATGATTTGTTGCTGGGTGAAACATTATCTTTGCATACAAGCAGTACCGGGAGCCAATCTTGTACGAGCTTCCTTCTCACCTGTCTAGAGGCGAGAATGGTGCCAGCAGAGACAGCATTGGCGAGCCTACATGTACACCTGAGAATAACAGCAGGAAGGCCAGGCACAATGTTCCTCCATGCATCATCACCAAACGCCCTCTGCAAATCAGCAGTGAAGCCAGCTTGCTCGCTCCATTCCCTGACGGCCACATCGGCAACCCTAAGCTCGATCATCCTCTCCACCAGCCACAGAAGATGCTTCCCATTTGTTGATGCCTTATGCAGATTCAGCCTCTGAATAGCCTCCGTCTCGTTCTGATCCCCTCTGAACACTGGACTCGAATAATCCTCCAACGACTCCTTCACCGTCTTCAAGCTCTTCCTGAACGCCTTCTCCAACACTCTCTTCGCCGTCTCCCTCGACGACAGATCCCGAAGAATCTTCCCCACGAAAGCCTTCACGAACGCAGTGTTGCCGTAACTGTTCATCGCCGAGGAAATCAATCCTTGCAGCATCGCTTCGCATGAGTCCTCTCCCGAAGGCCAAACCCTAGCCACCAGCTCCTTCGACTCTTTCTCGCTAAGGAAGGGGATTAATCTCACTACTCGCTTCTCTTCCTCCTCCGTCCACGGCACCGCCTCGAGGAAATCCACGCACCAGCGCACGCACTCCTCGAAGAGGAGTTCCAGTGCCACCGGTAACAGATCCAGCGCCGTCGACGCGCTGTCCACCGCGGCGGCGAAGTCGTTCGTGTAGAGAAGCTCCAGGACGATGAGATGCAACTGGATCGAGCCGGCGGCGGGAGCCACGCCGAGGTTGAGGCGGAAGAGATCGCGGTTGGAGGAGGATGAGTGCTCCGGCGAGTGGACGTGGCCGATCCACCGGTCGGAGAGGAGGGCGGAGAAGTATTTGGAGCGGCGGAGGACGTCGGAATGGAGGTAGACGTGGAGGTCGGAGTTGGAAACGGAGTCGGCGGTGGCGGAATAGAGCGGAGAGGAAGCGTCGATGAAGAGGCGGAGGACGACGTCGGCAGTGGCGGCGTCGTTATAATGGAGAGCGTCTTCCGCCGCGGGGGAGGGACGGTCGTCGGGCATGGGAGAGGAAGGTCGagggttatgggagatttcggTTAGGGTTACGTCGGAGAGGGAAGAGATGGTGGCGAGTGTGGAGGAGGAACGGCAGGCTGCGGTGGTGCGTTGCCGCTTCTTGGGAAACATTGGAATGaaatagtatattttaatttttggggtAAATTGGAAGGGAACGGATCATGATGATGCTCCAGACTGAGGACGGAGGGAAAGACAAGCGTTTCTTTCTTCAACTAGTCTAGATTTTTCTTTCCGTTTTTTTAAGAATCAttatctttctctcttctttttataacaacacaaacacaattacataataatatttttctagttGAATTAAGCACTCAATAAGTATCCGTTGCATTTGATTTAACTGACTAACAGTttacttcataaaaaaaaactaataagaaTTTGGTCTAGtttaaatgttattaatgaaaaataaatatattaagcaGGATTCGAATTAATTAAACtctgaaattatatattattttccaaaTCCCGATTGGTATCATATTAAGGCACTTTGATTGTCCGCGTCATACTAAGATTAAGTTTATCTGTTAAAAAATGTGTAAGaatgtttgtattttaatttaatatgtttgtgtgtgtaatatttaatttaaagtatGATATCATCCACAAAATTCAAAAGCAAAAGCAACCTTGTCAGATATAGGTAAATGCATGTTAGTACTTAATTGGGTGAAAATATGTAGAAAAATTGTACCCTTTTGTTTATCAGCGAGGAGACACGGTGACTCATCATGAGCAATGAAATGCGACTCTAagataaaaagtttaattttaaggaGTGAGTTGAGATAAGGTTGAAGTTAATGAAGATGAAATGGACCTATCTAGGAGCACCTActgaattcttttattttaatcatcagAAAAATCTTATCCAAAACCCAGCACTGGACGGTTCTTTTTAGAGCactaagaaataaacaaatggaaCAATCACGTGCTGCCACGTCTAAAACTAGAAAACGATAGCCTAGATAGTGGGTCCCTTGTTCGTTCTCGATTTCTGTTTTGATCAAGCTAATTCCTGCTTCAACCAAAatgtctttaaattttaaaaccaacACATTATGCAAGCGTCCACACTAACATGCTAAATGAATAGCATAGtgttggaattttctattctttttattttcagattttttttttctgttgtggTTTTTTATGGGAAgtgaatttttatatataattcatttttctctcatatttaatccttatttttataaaattaagcaaCAAATAAGAACTTTCATTCTAATTGTTTAGATTCTAATTCTCGTTTTTATTGTGGTGAGCTCTCTAATGGACagaattttataaatagaacaagttgtttttagttttatatcaCCAAAAGTCTGTTCTTTTTTACATAGTAATAACAAAGTTGAGTTGATGTCAGGTTCAAATTTGAGTTGCGATGACAGGAGGAGATACACATTTTGTTCTATTTAGCTCTCCGTTTAATCTAAATGTGTTGTTTAATTGTTTGGCATGTTTAGATCACTATATATGTGAATCACATTTGGTATTAAGGCCAGGTTTTTTTGTCTTGTGTTTTCAGATTTGAATTTGGGCTTTATATTTGAGTTTGTTTTAATTCATATTAAGACTTAGAATGATATTGAAATCGATTTTCTTAATTATCTGTAATTTAAAACGATAATTTAGACTTCATAAATGGTTGGAAGCCATCAAATTTCCATTCGGGTCCGTCTCAAGGTTGAAGACAATGTAAACGGCCTTTGGTTTCGTTTGATGCTACTGACGCGGGCTATTAACACAATCACATTTTGGAATCAGCTGTTGAATTTTAGTGCGGGCCATGTGGctaatgtttttaataatattgcAAACATATTCTACATAATTCTCGTGAAGGCCCGTGTTAGCTTCGGCTAGCCCACGTTGCTTTtcaaacaatttgaaggtttaataattgtttgtataaaaaaaacttatacattGCCTAGCCATATACATGTATTGCTATTAACGTTTTATGTGAAATACCTTAAtctctttaattaataattaataatatcattatttaatgttgcttataattaatttatttatatactatATTGATTTAGTTGAGTTAtgtgtttaaattatttatttatttagtttaattgtattttttttgtttaagcatgtaatattatgttaaataatgTATCCGTTGTTTGATCTAAATATGTTATTCAATTGTTTGGCATGTTTAGatcaatatatatttgaatcaCACATAGATATTGCAGTTTTCTTGGGTGTTCTATTCCTGCCTCTTGTTCAGGGGAATTGATATTGTACTTTCAAAATTACTTTTAGTCTActataaatacataaatattaaaatatctttttattttttcctcccACATTGGCATCTATTCCATCTTGTACAATAAATCAATAGAATCATGTTGTTGTATAACTATTTATTTagtagaattatatttttgttatgttttttttttaagaaaaatgcaaaacagaagtttgattctattataattatataaaaaaatcatactttctttgaattttcttaattgatccccacttgcatgacggaattattgttttgttgtatattttttctaCACACTTAGTTAcacaacaaaaacacactttCGTTGAACTAGTAAGGGTGTGAAAAAATAGTACAATGGAATTTGTTGTATATTACACACTTTCGTTATACTTTTTTTGCACCCCTACTATTGGAGTGGAGTGGAAGTGTGTTTTCATTATGTATTGTTGGGAAGAGTATCTTTGAAAATTGATAATGTTGATAGAAGTCAAAAACAATGTAATTGGGGCCAATAGCAAACCCCTTGTTCAAGTTGTCCCAagcctttttgtttttcttaggtGGTTCTGTTCAAAGCTTTCTAATATGGGCCATAATTTGCATACGATACATTCTTATCTTCTCACCCCCTTCAACcccattttttcttttgtttcgaTTAAAATTGTTCTTCTATTTCTTCCTTCGCACCCCTTTCCCCCCATTCCCTTTCATTTTGCCTCCCACCCCATTCCCACATTATTCTCTTTTCCTAAACCACACACCTCCTTTCACGtcttccttcttctcttccctTCATCACACACCTCCTTTTATGGCACTCCCTTTTTTCTAGGGGTAGAAATGTGGACCTTGATTCGGCAGATAGAatgtggcaaaaaaaaaaagtagaagtaaAAGTAGAATTAAGTcttgtatttataataattgatctaaaaaatcactttgtAAAATATAactgatgttgatttttttttatactattgaGAGTTTGGATCTCTCTTATCTTTGTTGTAGAATTTTTCTGCGGTTGAAATCTCAATGTGTACcacattttctttcctttctaatTATTGTGCAATGACTAATTAATGATTAAGATCTTTGCAAGATATTGTCTCAACAAAATTCAGAAGCAAATGATCGGTGATAGCATGATTACGTGGTTTCAATCTCCATTAGGTTGTAAGTGTCATGCTTTCTTCTCATCTAAGAACCATAAGCATCaaggttttgttttttctttcgcCAAACTAACTtaattgttaagaaaaaaaaaatgaaacatatgCACAAAGACAACGAGAAACCGTACTCAGGATAGTTTTCCTTCATTTGAGTATTTACGAGTTAGGATtagaaaacttttaaaaaacaaaacaatcgTAAACTAAACTAAACATGTGCATAAGTGGCGACATTCGAGGAAAAAATGAGACTAATCTTATTGACCCGTAATTTTTTGTCTGCTCCTCTTCAAATTTACTCGATCGGAAAGGGTGTTTGGGTGGACCGTAATTGtattgtttcaactttcaaaagttaaaatgatAATCATCATTTTCAGCACAATATTGGCAATTTGGCACATGGTACTTGGCATGCGCCATAATCGGAAAATAACACAGTGAAACATGCACGATGCACTGAAGGGGGGAATCATTACATTCAGGTGGCAAAGCATTCAAATATAATAACgttaataaaagttaataacGTACAACTGTAAAACGCATATATATCAGGTTATTGTCTTTAGTTCATGTGTTGTAACTTAAACATCTCTGTTCGGTGAATTTCTTTCACTTGTTTacaaagaataagaaaatattacacCAGAGAAAAACCAGATATAGATACATGGACGGAAAGAATAACattcttaaattaaattcatgttactatattatacaaatacaaATATAGAAAGACTACTTATAGGATGAAATTTAGGTTCAAAATTAAATGATGCAATAGGATGaagttaaatatgtatttttatgataataacttttattttatttccgtTAAAATAACAAGATGTTGAGACTTAGGTAATTATTATCTATTGATTAACATCCCttaaattatataagtatatCTATCTTTAACTATTAtcataagtaaaaaatatttgaattgttattttatcttctttttgaattttcacCTTATTGAATTATGCTGTGTTTCATATTGAATATCTATTTATAGTGTTTGTCTAAGTAACATTATCAGTCACATAGTTTACTATAAGTATTTGTATTAAATATCCTATTTTAAAGGTTTTCAAAGTCAATTTTTCACTAGGGCGTCTCCTGCTTTGGTCGGTTGCCTAAATTTGTACTTGACTTTAATCTATAAGTAATTTATCACGTATTGGATTTTGTGTCACATGTTCATAACATGTGAAGTTTCACATTTACCCTTAAACAAGTTTATACccaatttataacttttaagttAGTCGTCATGTAGCAAGTTGTGTGACCGTGTATATGATGTGTGAGATTGATATTTATTCCAAAAGAATTGTTCTCGAGTCAATATTACCTCAAAGAGGCAATGCCAACTTACGAGTGTAAGGTTAATATTTATCTCGAAACAAATATTaagcacaaaaaattatttattaataaaataatatgttgaaataaaaataacataatacattAACATATCATGAGCAATACAAATTAATCACAacaccaaattaaaaatttcacacaatattaaatatttacttaCTTATATGAACAATTACTACGATTATCTCTTtcaattatatgtaaaaaattaagttttttatatggttttaataaaacaaaataaataataatttataatattagaaacaaaataaaaattcacaaCTGTTTAGAATAAaccaaacaaaatttaacacaacattttcgaacaaaaaatcaaatcagaGCAActctacaataaaaaaaatatatatacaaaaattaaaaaaaaaaagaaacaaatcatAGATCCAGCCACAActtcataatataattaaaaataaataaataaagtctcTATGGTTTTTACGACtttgataagaaaaatatataaaaaaggaataatTTTACAAGTATTAGGTTTATGACTTCATAAAAAATAGTGATAATGAGATAAAGTTATAACTTTGTCTGCGACTTCTATATTAATTCATCCACACATTTGATGATAAAAAGTTTTAATACAATGAAGAGTTCATTGAATTGTGAGTTATATGAgtttgatttttcaatttttaattgttttggtCTTAGGTAAAAAATTAtgagtgtttttaatttattaagttaGAGATTAATTTGACtgatattatattatgtaattattaggaagaaaagaaattttgggCACTGAAAGTAATCGAAGAGGAGCTATCCCAAAACTTGACCCATCTTGAATTGGCTGAGCTGTATAGGATCGATGAGAGAGCTATTTATCTGAAAACATTGAATGATGAGCAGAAGGCAGCTACCATCAGTGTTCTATATTACATCTCATTTGGAGTCACGCAATTGCTTGCCCAACCTACACGGTTGCACTGCAGTAAAGTATACAATCATATAATCTATTTATTCATTACTATTTTTAACTCTCAGAAAATAAATAACCCCTTTAAATAGTCTAAATTAAATGAGcaactccttcacctcctcaaTTAAAAACTGATAAAAACGTCACTGCCTGAGcctgtattttttatatttaaaactgGGTCcattaattcttataaatgtCATATTCCCATACAAAAATCTTACACTATTAGTTGATAAATGGGCAAAATCCGAAAAACTCGTGTTTATTTTCGTGCTGGGGTGGAGTTATATGTTGGTGAAATTAATTGTCAAGCAAGAGAATATTGCATTCAATTAACAAATCGTTTGGTGGTGAGTTAGGTTACGTTTGATAACCACATTCACGTGGAATCACGATCTAGTCAATTTGACACACATATACATCCAATTGCGAGCTATTGATAATGGGGGTGATTATGCTCCAAGTAGTTCATCAGCTA harbors:
- the LOC100784585 gene encoding uncharacterized protein At1g01500 yields the protein MENSYKANGNGPTENGYSVARHSYQPSLKGSLPWLDIRVFYVRVCKCELDDSTPGFLTLNHVPLNPDTLLEINGVRTSIYSDGMSTLLKRDRVDRKSEEVTFVSTDSIRMSGSVKFEVFDKDVLLLSGALELCNTNGVVGESSYNGQRWSMNCESYIIPGTSFFKGKQLLLPDSSLPTIEVYIAGSFLSTPIILTKTLQLSQKKHAKKGVLDAIPEHEASENGKDTSSTLSLQAPDYLYDKHEDEDYNSVYPGTAYADGEDGELSWFNAGVRVGVGIGLSVCLGIGIGVGLLVKTYQGTTSHFRRRLF
- the LOC102662806 gene encoding BTB/POZ domain-containing protein At3g50780; translated protein: MFPKKRQRTTAACRSSSTLATISSLSDVTLTEISHNPRPSSPMPDDRPSPAAEDALHYNDAATADVVLRLFIDASSPLYSATADSVSNSDLHVYLHSDVLRRSKYFSALLSDRWIGHVHSPEHSSSSNRDLFRLNLGVAPAAGSIQLHLIVLELLYTNDFAAAVDSASTALDLLPVALELLFEECVRWCVDFLEAVPWTEEEEKRVVRLIPFLSEKESKELVARVWPSGEDSCEAMLQGLISSAMNSYGNTAFVKAFVGKILRDLSSRETAKRVLEKAFRKSLKTVKESLEDYSSPVFRGDQNETEAIQRLNLHKASTNGKHLLWLVERMIELRVADVAVREWSEQAGFTADLQRAFGDDAWRNIVPGLPAVILRCTCRLANAVSAGTILASRQVRRKLVQDWLPVLLVCKDNVSPSNKSLHLELEQTFLRIISTLPMSDAQELLQRCLSFSTRNVEDCPHLVTAFNTWFRRAARPLKPYSLFDQ